TGATATCAGTTGTGCCAACTATGCTCAATAGAATTGTTGATGAAGTTAAAAAACATAATTTACGCGTGGTCTTGGTAGGCGGAGAGTTTATTCCAAAACCTTTAGTTGGAAAAAGTATAATAAAAAACATTCCTATATATAAAACCTATGGAATGACAGAGACAACAAGCCAATCTACTACTTTTTCAGTATTAAAGTATGCAGATAAAATTGATTCAGTAGGATTACCACTTGGGGGAGTAGATGTTCGGATTAAAAATCCTGATGAAAAAGGAATAGGTGAAGTTCAAATTAAAAGTCCAATGTTAATGGATGGGTATATTGGAAAAGAAAATATTTCTGATTATTTTAATACAGAAGATGTTGGTTATATAGATGAAGATGGATTTTTGTATATACTTGATCGAAGAAAAAATATAATTATATCTGGTGGAGAAAATATTTATCCAAAAGAAATTGAAAACATATTATATTCACATCCAAAAATAAATGAATGTGCAGTTGTTGGAAAGAAAGATGAACGATGGGGACAAGTTCCTGTTCTATACATTGTATCTTCATTAGATAAAGATACAATATTAAGCTATCTTTCAGATAAAATAGCAAAATACAAACTTCCAAAAGAAATTAATCATTTGGATGAGCTTCCTAAAAATGCATCAGGTAAAATATTAAAAAAGAATTTAAAAGAGGTTGATTAAATGAAAATTGATAGAATAGAACTTTTTCATGTTAAAATACCATTAAATTTCATATTCAAATCATCACAAACTACTCTAAATCATAGAGAGACAATTATAATTAAAGCAGTAGATGAACTTGGGAATAGTGGTTATGGAGAAGTAGTTGCATTTAATGAACCATTTTATACAAATGAAACATTGAGAGATTCTAAGAATGTATTAATAAATAAATATATACAAAAGCTGATTAATAAAGATATTAAACACCCATTTGATATACACAAATGGGTTGATTTATCATATCCAATGGCACTTGCAGGCTTAGAAAATGCTCTGGTAGATTTGTACTCTAAGAGTAAGAAAAAACCAATTATGGATATTGTATTTAATGAAGAGACTAATAATGAAATATATGGTGGAATTACATTAGGAGATATAGATATTCCAAGTCTTATTAAACAAATTGATAATTATCAAAATCAGGGATATACACGTTTTAAAATAAAGATTAAACCAAAAGACGGATTTATAAAATTAGGGGCTATTAGAGAAAAATATCCTGATATTCAACTGTTAGCAGATGCAAATAAAAGTTATAAGATTGAACAAATTGAAATGATAAAGAAGCTTGATTCACTAAACTTACTTTGTATTGAAGAACCCCTAGATTCAGGGAATTTTCTAGAATATCAAAAACTTCAAGAAGCGATGAATACACCTATATGCTTGGATGAAAGCATTGAAACAATTGATGATTTAAAAACAGCAATTGAGTTAAAATCTTTGAAAGTAGTAAATTTAAAAGCTGGGCGTATTGGTGGAATGTATTACGCAAAGCAAATGATTGAATTATGTAGAAAAAATAATATTAAGTACTGGATAGGAAGTATGCTTGAAAGTGGTATTTCTAAAATACTACATGTTCATTTAGCAAGCTTAAAAGATACGTATATCCCTGGAGATTTATCATCATCAAAGCGTTACTTTAAAAAAGATTTAATTAAACCAGAAGTCACATCCGAAAATGGGATTATTAAAGTACCAAAAGGCTGTGGTTTAGGAGTAGAGGTTGATGAAAATACATTAAAAAATTATACAATTGACTACATCCAAATAGGTGGTGAGAAGCATTAATTTAATAGAAGGATTAAATATTGAGTATATTAGAGTAAATGATAATGAGCTAGAAGCTAAAATGAATTTAACACAGTTTCATGATCAAACGTTTGGTTATTTACATGGAGGTGCAACAATAGCATTTGGAGAAACAATTGCAGGTTATGCGTCAAATAAAAGAATAAACAAAAATCAAGTAGCAGTAGGCCAAACGATTACTGCAAATCATATGAAAGCAAAAAAAATAGAAGGCTATATTATTGCAAAAGGGAGAATTATGCATAACGGAAAAACTTCTCATGTTTGGAGCATTGAGATGTTTGATGAAAATAATATATTAATTTCGCATATAACAGTTACAAATTCTATTATTAAACTAAATAAACGCTAGTTGTTTACAAAATATGGAATATACTTGCTTAATTGAATAGAGGTGAGAAAATGAGTTTTAAGACAATAATTAAATTAATGGACATAAAAACTCTTGTTGCAGGGGTTATTCCAGTATTATTGGGGTCAATTTATTCATGGTATGAGTTTGGACAAATAAATTTGGTTTATCTTATATTATTGATGATTTCTATGATGCTGATACAAAGTGCAACTAACATGATTAATGATTATTTTGATTTTAAACGTGGAGCAGATAGTGAAGAAAAAGCGGATGAAAAAGCTTTAGTTAGTGGTGAGATTACTCCAAAACAAGTTTTGTTTATCATACTAATATATCAACTTGTTGCCTGTACAATTGCTATTTTTATTTCCAGCAGAACAAGCTATAATATTTTACTTGTTGGTGTTGTAGGTGTTATGATTTCGATTTTATATGCTTTTGGGCCTTTACCTATCTCATACACTCCAATGGGCGAAATTGTGTCTGGAATGACAATGGGGATTGGTATAACAACAACAGTGATTTATATACATTCAGGTGTATTTAATTTAAATACAGTATTAGTAGCAGCTCCTACTGTAGTATATATTGGGACTATACTATTATCTAATAATTTAAGTGATTTAAAAGGGGATAAAGAAGCAGGAAGAAAAACATTACCAATACTTATAGGCATTGAAAATTCTGAGAAACTGTGGGTTTTTAATGTAATAATGCTAATTGTATTGACGCTTGTATTAATATTAATAGGTATTTATCCTATAGCTGTATTAGTATTTACTATTCTATTATTTCCTTATAAGTCAGTTTCAAATTTTTTATCTTATAATAAGAATGTTAATACAAAAGGAAGAACAATGGGACTTATAGGTAAGGTTGGATTAAAATATCATTTATCTGTGATTACTGGATTATTAATCTCAATCATGTTTAAGGCAGGTGTCTAAAAACAAATGAATAAAGAAGAAAAAGTATATGAAACGTTTCAAAATATCTCACAGGATTATGACAAATTAAATGACATAATTAGCTTTAATATGCATAAAAGATGGAAAAGAGACACTATTAAGCATCTAAACATAGTAGAAGATTCAAAATTGCTAGATGTATGCTGTGGTACAGGTGATTTTAGCATTATGTTATCTTCGGAAATTGATAAAAAAATAAGTGTTATCGGTCTAGATTTTTCAGAGAACATGCTATCTGTTGCAAGAGAGAAAAAGGAGCAATATAAATTAGATAATGTTGAGTTTATTCATGGAAATGCCATGGATCTGCCTTTTGAAGATAACACTTTTGATAATGTAACTATAGGATTTGGGCTGAGAAATACACCTGATTATGAAAAAGCAATTAGTGAAATGATGCGTGTTGTAAAGCCTGGTGGAAAGGTTGCTTGTTTAGATACATCACATCCTACTTTTCCAATTTATAAACAATTATACTGGTTTTACTTTAAAAATATAATGCCAAGAATAGGACAATTATTCTCAAAACATAGAAAAGAATATCAGTGGTTAAATGATTCAACTGAACAATTTTTAAGTAAAAAGGAATTAAAAGATTTATTTTCAAAGGTAGGCTTTAAAAATGTAAAAGTAAAGTCCTATGTAGGAGGCTGTGCAGCCTTACACATAGGAGTAAAAGGCAAATAATAGGAGGGGAAAAACATGGTGTTTAATATTGGTGTAACAGAGATTCTTATAATTTCAGTAGCTGGATACTTAATTCTAGGACCTAAGAGACTTCCTGAGATAGGTAAAAAAGCGGGTGAAGCAGTGAGAAAAATATCTAAAGAGACAGAAGGAATTAATAACGAAATAAAAGAGATAAAAGAAGCGGTAACAAAATAATAAGTGATAAGAAGTAGGTGAATAAGATGACAGATCATGAAGAAATATGGATGGATCATTTAAAAGAAATACGCAAACGATGTATTAGAGTTTTAATATTTTTTGTTATTGCATTAGTTACTGCTTTTTCCTTTGTTCCAAGAATTCTTGATTTTATTACATTAACATCTACATTAGTAAATGTAGATTTGAATGTATTCAACATTACAGATCCTTTATTGCTCCATCTTAAAATTGCATCAATTGTAGCTTTTATTGCTTCTTTTCCATACCTTATTATGCAGTTATGGTTATTTCTTAAACCAGGATTAACAAAAAGCGAAAGAAGGTTTATATATAAATACATTCCAATGATTTTTATTCTTTTTATATCAGGAATAGCATTTTCTTATTTTGTTCTTGTTCCATACTATATTAGGTTTTCTCAGCAACTTGCAGGAAGCACTGATTTGAATATTGTTATGGGAGCTAACACATATATTGATTTTTTAAGCAAAATGTTATTGTACTTTGGACTTATTTTTCAATTTCCTGTATTAGTTTTTGTTCTTTCATATATTCAGGTGGTAAGTTCACAACTACTAAAAGTCATTCGTAAATATGCTTATTTTGGTTTATTAATTGTTTGTGCATTTATTACTCCACCAGATCCGATATCAATGGGAATTGCTTTAGTTCCTTTAGCGTTTCTTTATGAAATTAGTATATTGCTATGCAAAGTTAATGAGAGAAAAAGAAGAAACAAATTAAAAACTAGCTAAATATTTAGCTAGTTTTTAATTTGTTTAATCTATTTTGGACAAATGTATTGAAATGTTCATCGTCAGAATATTTAATCAACTTATGTAGCCTTAATGCTTGATTGTACCATGATTTAAATGCTGTTTCCTTTTTCAAGCGATAACATAATTCGCTTTTCAAAAAATATAGTTCTGGCAAAATAGTATGGGTATTGTTTTTTTTACAGTAATCAATAGCATAATCGAGGTATTCAGATGATTCTTTTAGCTTTGACATATCGAGGCAAACACAAATTAAATGCATATAAAATCTAGATATGATGGCATAAGTATGAAGAAATTTTATATGTTTAATATATTCTTTTATATTAATTAAATGAGTATATGCCTCTTCTTTTTGATTATTTAATGAAAGAAAAAAACCATAAAGAAACATTAGTGAGAATTCTATATCATTAGGTACTGTTCCTTCAGTATAAGTAAGGTTTAATATATTTTTTATTTCACCTATTCCAAATTGATAATTTTGATTTAACATGGTCATACTAAAACATTTAAATAGTTTGATTATCTGTATATCTTGAATTGATTTAACATCAAGTTCTTTTTCTTTTTCAGTTATTAATCTATAAATATTTTTAAAATCATGTCTTTCAGCATTAAAGAATAGTTGGTTTAATAATTCATTCACTTGTAAAGACCCAGATGATTCAATTAATCTAAATAAATACTCTGGAGTAATACCTAATTTGTTCGTTATTTGTCTTAATATAACTGAACTAGGACAACGCTCTCCATTTTCTATTCGAGTAATATATGAAACAGAACAAATATCATCTGCAAGTTGAGATCTAGACATATTACTTTTTTTGCGTAGATCTTTGATGAGGGGTCCTATTTTTGTATAGTAATTAGTCTTTTCCATTTTATCCTCCTTATAAAATAGAATTGAAAAGTTTGTGTTTTTGTATATTTTGAATTATTTATACATTACATAACATAATAATACATAATCTAAAAAGTGACAATAGTAAAAAAACATAACAGTAGTAAAAAGTGACTATTGTCATTTTACGATGACTATTGTCACTTTTTGATGACAATGTTCATTTGATGAGATTATAATGAATTTATAAACCAGTAAATGTTATTTGATTAACAAGAATATATATAAACCTCATTCAATTCTTAAAACTCTTATAGATTTATAAGTGTACCACTAAATCAACAAAAATTATACATGTATCTAGTCAACAGAAAGTATTTGCAATTAAGAAACATATTTTTTAGTATTAACAAACATATTTTTTAGTATTCATTGGAGGTAATTATGAAAAACAGATGGACTATTCGTGAACTGTATTTAGGATTTTTAGCTATTTCGTTATTGCTATTTGGTGCGTATTCCATGTTCTTTAGTCATGAAGTTGAGGACTATTCATCAAAAATATACAAAATAAATCCTAATATTGTTAAAACAGAAGAAATAAATAAATCACCATTAATTTTTAAAGCATATACAAAAAACGACCCTAATAAATTCTATTTTGTAACTTTTACAGAAGAAGTTGGATATCAGTCAACTATTGAAGTTATGACTATGATTAATAACGAAGGAAATGTAGAACAAGTAGAAGTTGTTAAAGAAGGGGAGACACCAGCTTTCTTTGATAAAGTTGAATCAGGTAAATTTAATGAAAAATTTATAGGATTATCTATTTTTGAGCCTATATATATTGATAATGCTATAGGATATGCAGGAAGTAGTGAAGGAATAGATACTAACAATAAAGTTGATGCTGTTAGTGGTTCAACAATTTCATCTTCTGCTATAACAAGAGCTGTTAATGATGGAACAACTATTGTGGTGGGTAAATATTTTGATGAAAATATTGTTAACCCATTTTATAAAATGACATTTGGATTAAGTGAATTAGCACTTTTACTAATTTATATAATCGCTGCTTTAAGTGTTTATATCAAGTCAATTAATAAATATCGTAAATGGATTTTGTTATATACAGCCTTAGTACTTGGTTTTAAGTTTAATAAGTTTGTAACATTTGGTATGTTGTACTCATTCTTAAATGGAAATTGGCCAGCAATGAATAATGTTTCGTGGTATTTATTAATTACAGGTACAATTGGACTTATATTAATTACAGGTAAAAATTTATATTGTTCATGGATTTGTCCATTTGGGGCAACACAAGAAGTTATATTAAAATTTGGTGGATTAAAACAGATTAAGTTAAATTCTAAGATTGTAAAAATATTTAGATTAATTCCACCGACATTGGCTTATTTAGCTTTAATGATTGTATTTTATACTAATGAAACTCAAGCATTAGCATATGATCCATTTGGAGCAATATTTAATTTGACAGCATTACCGATTATGTGGATGAGTTTACCGATACTTATTTTTATAAGTTTATTCCAATATCGTTTTTATTGTACCTATTTCTGTCCAATAGGATTAACATTTAATTTAATAACAAAATTAAGAAATAAAGGAGTTAAGTTATGGAAGAAAGAGAAAATAAAAGCATAGCAAAGAAAGATGTAATTTTAAGCTTTTTTATTTTATTAATAATGGTATTCCAAATTATATTAATATTACAGAATTCAGGATTTATGAAATATTAAGGAGGTGACATAATGTTTGGAAGACTAGGTGGTACAGAAATAATGGTTATTTTAGCTGTTGGATTCTTATTTTTCGGACCTAAAAAATTGCCTGAGATAGGAAAATCGTTTGGAGAGACAGTACGTGAATTTAAGAAATCAGCAAAAGATGCTGAAGAGGCGATAACAGAGGCTACTAAAGTAGAAGAAAGTAAATAAAAAAAATATATATAAATAACTAGAATTTAGGGGAGGACTATATATGAATAGGCGTGAATTTTTAAAAGTTGCTGGAGCTACTACAGCAGTAACAGGAGCTGCACTTGCATCAAAACCAAAGAAAGCCTTTGCAGTGGAGCTTGGTAAAGAACATGATGAATTTCCATTAGAAGTAACGAAAAATTTCAAAGGTTTTAGGCAACAAGACCATGTTTTTTTCCGTACATTTTGGGATAAAGAACCAGTTGATAAGTATATATCAGACAGATTTGGATATAAGACATTTACTGAACCAGGGATGATATTTAACGCTGTTCATGACGGCATTATAGAAGGTAAAAATACAGGTAAAATGGGTTTTAGACAAATTGATTCAGCTTTAGATAGAGCAGCATGGAGTGTAAATAAGAATTTTGCTGCGAATAGTGAATTAGGCGTTCGTAATACACTACTACAAAAACATCCAATTAATCCACAGACAGGTGAAAAAATAAAAGACATGCCTGTTTTAGTTGAAAGTTTATATTCATGGAATAACTCAAAAGTCGATGAAATGCTTGCACAGGGAAAAGAACAGTATAAATTCAAAGATGCAAAGGAAGTATCAAAACATATTAAAAAGGCAGCAAAATTTTTAGGAGCCGACTTAGTTGGAGTTGCACCATATAATGAAAATACAAAAAGATGGACTTATACAGAGTGGGCAGTTCCAAATGTAAAACCATTTACTATGCCGGATGGAACAGTAGAATATCTTCCATTCGATCCTTTTAAATTTATGAAAGGTGAATATGAAACATTTGGGGTTAAAACAGTGAAGCCTGACTTTAAACGTGAAGCAGGGTTTGAACCAAAATCAGTAATTGTTTTAGCATTTGAAATGGATTATGATGGATTTAAGACAGCACCAACATTAGTAGCTAGTGCATCTGCTGGAACTAGATATTCTAAAATGGCAGAAACAGCACATAAAGTAGCTGAGTTCCTACGTAATTTAGGTTATAAAGCGGCTCCATGTGGAAATGATACAGCTTTATCTGTTCCACTTGCAATTGAAGCTGGTTTAGGTGAAGGTAGTAGAATGGGGATGTTAGTTACAGAAAAGTTTGGACCTCGTGTTCGTTTAGCTAAAGTTTATACAGATTTAGAAATTCAACCAGATAAACCAATTACATTTGGAGTAAAACAGTTCTGTAATGTTTGTATGAAGTGTGCGGATGCCTGTCCATCTAAAGCTATTTGTCATGAACCAGCACAGGTTATTGAAAAGGATATGGAATTTGATACAGGTAAAGTTACTAAATCAACACTGACAGGTGTTGAAAAATGGTTTGTTAATGGTGAAAGGTGTGTGTCATTCTGGGGATATAATGGTGGAGATTGTGGTACATGCATTGCAGTTTGTCCATACAATAAGATTGATGAGTGGCACCATGATTTATCAAAATTAATGACATTAACTCCATTTAAACCATTATTACGTTCTCTTGATGAAACGTTTGGATATGGTGGACCAATTGAGCCAGAGGAACGTTTGGAATCAAAATATTTAAAAGATGCTATAAATGATTTCTGGGATAAAATTTAGTAAGGGGGATATAGTATGCATATAATAGTTAGCTTAGTAAAATGGTTATTCACACTACATCAATTAGTATGGTTTGTAGCTGGAGGATTAATGTTTGGTGCAATGACATATTTTCATATGAAATTAAAACAGGATAATAAAGCTAATAAACTGAATTTTACGTTTATATTGTTATCAGCATGTACTTTTGTATTTACAATATTATGGACATATGATTCGTATATGGAAAATGAAGTTAGAGCAGCTAATATGGGATTATTAGTATTTGGAGGATTAGCAGTAGTTTTTGCAATACTTGGATATAGATTTACACAGAAAAATGATGTAAATAAAGTTGAGGTAAAAGGGCATTAATGCCCTTTTATCTATTTTTATTTAGTAGATAAAACATTAGAAAAGGTGATAACATGAAGGTTCAACTTGGTCAATATAAAGGAATTGGTTTAAAGAGACCAGATGTAAATGTAAAAGATGAAGAAATTAATAATTATATTAATAAAATAAGAGAAAATTATAAAGTAGAAGTTGAAAAAGAAGGTTTTATTGAAAATGGAGATTATACTACCATGGATTATGATGGCTACCAAGACGGATTACATATTCCTGAGGCTAGTGGTAAAAATTATCATTTAAGAATTGGACAAGGGTTCTTTCTAGATGAATTCGAAGAGCATTTATTAGGAATGAGAAAAGGGGATACAGTTAAATTTGATTTGGTATTACCTAGTAATTATCAAGTGAAGCATTTGCGTGATGAGACTATTCATTTTGAAGTAAAGATATCATCAGTTATGAATAGAGTTATCCCTGAACTAACAGATGATGTGGTAAAAAGGTTTAAAATTGAAGGGATAAACACGATAGATGAATTAAAAGAATATGCTAAAGATAAGATTTATTATCAAAAAATGATGAAAGAAAGTGCAAGAGTTATCAATGAAATAATGCATAAAGTTATAGACGGTTCAAATGTTGAACTAAAAGATGAAGAGATGGAGAGTCTTAAACAGGAAATACTTGAAGACTTTAAAAATCAACTTAAAGGGAAAAATGCAAATTTAGAATTATATTTATCATATACTAAAAAAACAGAAGAGGAAATACTTGAACAATGCAAGATAGAAGCTGAAACATATTTAATAGAAAAAGCTATTATTGAGAAAATAGCAGAAGTAGAGAATATTACACTAAATGACGAAGAAAAAGAAAAATATGAAAATATTGAAGAAGATGCTCTTAATGAATTATTGTATCAAAAGGTTATTCATTTTCTTCTAAAAGAAAATACAATTATAATTAAATAATAATATAAAAAACCCTTTGTTATAAATTTATATAACAAAGGGTTTTTTATATTATTCATTCAAATTTCGTGCTAATGAAATTTGCTTTAGCTGCTTTAACCTACTTTTAATAAAGATATTGAAATATAATTCGCTTTTTAAAAAATATAATTCTCGTAAAGCAGAATGTGTATTATATTCTTTACAGTACTCAATAGCATAATCAATATGTTCAAGGCATTCATTTAAATGGGATGTATCAAGGGAAGCTATAATTAACTGAACATAAAATCTAGGAACTGTATATCGTGTATGAATAAAGTTAATATTCTCTATATATTTTTTTATATTGATTAAGTAATTATAGGCCTCTTCTTTTTGAATATTTAATAATAGAAAAAAGCCATACATATGCATAATTGCAAATTCTATATCAGTAGGAGTACTTTTTTTGGTATAAGTAAGTTTCAGTATATTTCTAACTTCATTCATTCCCCATTGATAATTTTGACTTAAAATAGTATATCTAATACATTTTAAACCATTGATAAGTTGTATATCATGAATTGATGTTATATGAAGTTCTTTTTCTTTTTTCTTTAGTAATTTATAAATACTTTTAAAATCATATCTTTCAATATAAAGAATTAATTCGTTTAAGAAATCTTTAACATCTAAGCCCTCAGGAGACTCAATCGCTCTAAATAAATACCCCTAGTCTAGTTGTTATTTGTCTTAATATAACTGAAGTAGGGCAACGCTCTCCTTTTTCTATACGAGTTATGTATGAAATAGAGCAAACACCATTTGTAAGTTGTGTTTTTGTCATATTTCTCATTCTGGAATTACAATGGGATTGGGTGTGTTACATGTGTCTCTGTTTGTCCATACAATAAGATTGAGGAGTGGCACCATGATTTATCAAAATTAATGACAATGACACCATTTAAACCATTACTACGTTCACTAGATGAGTTATTTGGATATGGGGGTCCAGTAGAACTAGATGTACGCATAGAATCAAAATATTTAAAAGATGCTGTTAATGATTTCTGGAATAGACTATAATAAGGGGGATAAATTATGCATATAATAGTTAGCTTAGCAAAATGGTTATTTACACTACACCAATTAGTATGGTTTATAGCTGGAGGATTAATGTTCTTTTTACTTACATATTTTTATATGAAATTAAAGAAGGATAATAAAATTAATAAATTAAATTTTACATTTATATTATTATCAGCATGTACTTTTGTATTTACAATATTATGGACATATGATTCATATGTAGAAAATGAAGTTAGAGCAGCTAATATGGGATTATTAGTATTTGGAGGATTAGCAGTAGTTTTTGCAATACTTGGATATAGATTTACACAGAAAAATGATGAAATTAAAGTTGAGATAAAACAATAAAAATAGAAAAAAATATCATTTATAATTAAATAATAATATAAAAATCTCCCTTGTTATTAATATTAATAACAAGGGAGATTTTTATATTGTTCATTCAGATATGGTGTCGATGAAACTTATTTTAGTTGATTCAATCTATTTTGTATAAAGGTATTGAAATATTCATCATCAGATCTTTTAATCAATTCATGCAGTCTTAATGCTTTACCATACCATAGTTTAAACTTCTTTTCTTTTTTTAAGCGATAGTATAATTCACTTTTTAAAAAATATAATTCTCGTAAAGTATAATGTGTATTGTAATCTTTACAGTAATTAATAGCATAATCAAGATATTCAAAACAGTCTTTTAAATTACATGTATCAAGAGAAGCTGAAATTAAATATACATAAAATCTTGGTAATATAAAGCGAGTATGAAGAAGGTTAATATTATGTATATATTTTTTTATGCTAATTAAGTAATTATATGCTTCTTTTTTTTGGTTACTAAATAAAAGTAAAACCCCATGCATACTCATAAGCGCAAATTCCATATCAGTAGGAGTACTTTTGTTGGCGTAGGTAAGCTTCAATATGTTTTTAACTTCATTTATTCCCCATTGATAATTTTGATTTAAAATAGAATAACTAAAACATTCTAACCCTTTGATGATTTGTAAATCGTGAATTGATGTTACATGAAGTTCTTCTTTTTTGCTCTTTATTAATTCATAAATATTTTTAAAATCATGCCTTTCAATATAAAGAAATATTTGGTCTAATAGTTCCTTAACATGTAAAGATGTAGACGACTCAATTGCTCTAAATAAATGTTCAGGGGAGATACCTAGTTTATTTGTTATTTGTCTTAATATAACCGAAGTAGGACAACGTTCTCCTTTTTCTATACGAGTGATGTATGAAATGGAGCAAATACCATCCGCAAGTTGTGTTTTTGTCATATTCTGTTTTTCACGTAATTCTTTAATAATCTGACCTATTTTTAAATAATAATTCTGTTCTTGCATCGTAACCTCCGTATATATAAATAGATAATTTAAAAAGTTTAAATTGGATGAAAGGTAAAGCTTTATTTAAATCTATTTTAAAGTATTTTACTCAACATTTATCAAAATATATTTGAGATTTTGACATTAGTCAAGAAATCTTGTGTGAGATTTGACATTAGGCAAGCAATCTTGTATCTAAACAGTATAACATATAAAATCATGTTACAAAATAATACAAAAAATATATTATGAGAAAAATCACAGAAGTCTAAAATTAGTTAAAAGTTAAAGTTGTATTCAAATGAATTTGTTTTGCTGACGCTGAACAAGAAAATTCGTATGTAGAAATTATAATATATAAAATTATATTATAAAAAATAATAAAATCAATAAATGTTAGAAAAAAAGTTGATTTTTTCATAAGAAATAATAATGGGATATGAGCCTTTCTAGTTATATTCTATTATAGGAGGTGATATTATGTTCGGAAGATTAGGTAGCACAGAATTAATTGTTATTTTAGTTGTTGGATTTTTAATATTTGGACCGAAAAGATTACCTGAGATTGGAAAATCATTTGGAGAAACAATACGAGAATTTAAAAAATCAGCAAAACAGGCTGAGGATGAAGTGACAGAGGCTACTAAAGAATAAAGTAGATAAAACAATTAATATAGGAGGCATACAAATGAATAGACGTGAATTTTTAAAAGTTGCTGGAGCTACAACTGCAGTAACAGGAGTTACACTTGCAACAAAACCAAAGAAAGCTTTTGCAGTGGAACTTGGAAAAGAACAAGATCAATTTCCAAATAAGGTAACGAAAGATTTTAAAGGTTTCAATCAGAAAAATCTTATGTTTATGCGTGGATTTTGGGATAATACTCCTTATGATGATGAATATA
The window above is part of the Tepidibacter aestuarii genome. Proteins encoded here:
- the tatC gene encoding twin-arginine translocase subunit TatC yields the protein MTDHEEIWMDHLKEIRKRCIRVLIFFVIALVTAFSFVPRILDFITLTSTLVNVDLNVFNITDPLLLHLKIASIVAFIASFPYLIMQLWLFLKPGLTKSERRFIYKYIPMIFILFISGIAFSYFVLVPYYIRFSQQLAGSTDLNIVMGANTYIDFLSKMLLYFGLIFQFPVLVFVLSYIQVVSSQLLKVIRKYAYFGLLIVCAFITPPDPISMGIALVPLAFLYEISILLCKVNERKRRNKLKTS
- a CDS encoding demethylmenaquinone methyltransferase translates to MNKEEKVYETFQNISQDYDKLNDIISFNMHKRWKRDTIKHLNIVEDSKLLDVCCGTGDFSIMLSSEIDKKISVIGLDFSENMLSVAREKKEQYKLDNVEFIHGNAMDLPFEDNTFDNVTIGFGLRNTPDYEKAISEMMRVVKPGGKVACLDTSHPTFPIYKQLYWFYFKNIMPRIGQLFSKHRKEYQWLNDSTEQFLSKKELKDLFSKVGFKNVKVKSYVGGCAALHIGVKGK
- a CDS encoding Sec-independent protein translocase subunit TatA/TatB, which translates into the protein MVFNIGVTEILIISVAGYLILGPKRLPEIGKKAGEAVRKISKETEGINNEIKEIKEAVTK
- a CDS encoding PaaI family thioesterase — translated: MRSINLIEGLNIEYIRVNDNELEAKMNLTQFHDQTFGYLHGGATIAFGETIAGYASNKRINKNQVAVGQTITANHMKAKKIEGYIIAKGRIMHNGKTSHVWSIEMFDENNILISHITVTNSIIKLNKR
- a CDS encoding prenyltransferase, with the protein product MSFKTIIKLMDIKTLVAGVIPVLLGSIYSWYEFGQINLVYLILLMISMMLIQSATNMINDYFDFKRGADSEEKADEKALVSGEITPKQVLFIILIYQLVACTIAIFISSRTSYNILLVGVVGVMISILYAFGPLPISYTPMGEIVSGMTMGIGITTTVIYIHSGVFNLNTVLVAAPTVVYIGTILLSNNLSDLKGDKEAGRKTLPILIGIENSEKLWVFNVIMLIVLTLVLILIGIYPIAVLVFTILLFPYKSVSNFLSYNKNVNTKGRTMGLIGKVGLKYHLSVITGLLISIMFKAGV
- the menC gene encoding o-succinylbenzoate synthase; its protein translation is MKIDRIELFHVKIPLNFIFKSSQTTLNHRETIIIKAVDELGNSGYGEVVAFNEPFYTNETLRDSKNVLINKYIQKLINKDIKHPFDIHKWVDLSYPMALAGLENALVDLYSKSKKKPIMDIVFNEETNNEIYGGITLGDIDIPSLIKQIDNYQNQGYTRFKIKIKPKDGFIKLGAIREKYPDIQLLADANKSYKIEQIEMIKKLDSLNLLCIEEPLDSGNFLEYQKLQEAMNTPICLDESIETIDDLKTAIELKSLKVVNLKAGRIGGMYYAKQMIELCRKNNIKYWIGSMLESGISKILHVHLASLKDTYIPGDLSSSKRYFKKDLIKPEVTSENGIIKVPKGCGLGVEVDENTLKNYTIDYIQIGGEKH
- the menE gene encoding o-succinylbenzoate--CoA ligase — its product is MNWLKKHSFEKKNKKFINNLTFGEVYERVGDLSKKLYPYVKNEKRVAIYSDNSVDMAIFFLALQYLEKEVLMVNTRLTDEEITKQLKTLNIEVVFSYNNKFISFNQVYKSEKEDIKLVEEFNEEKIAVIMNTSATTGEFKSVPIRWKQFYSHVKASQKSIGLTDEDNWLVVLPMYHIGGLAILIRSLYNGTQITILEKFDEEQVIKLIEISRINMISVVPTMLNRIVDEVKKHNLRVVLVGGEFIPKPLVGKSIIKNIPIYKTYGMTETTSQSTTFSVLKYADKIDSVGLPLGGVDVRIKNPDEKGIGEVQIKSPMLMDGYIGKENISDYFNTEDVGYIDEDGFLYILDRRKNIIISGGENIYPKEIENILYSHPKINECAVVGKKDERWGQVPVLYIVSSLDKDTILSYLSDKIAKYKLPKEINHLDELPKNASGKILKKNLKEVD